The nucleotide sequence GGCGGATGTCTCCCCTGCGCCGGACGCGAGCGGCGAGTACCACGGCCAGGTCACCATCACGCTCCGCGCGACGGATGAGTTCAGCGGCGTGGCGAGCATCACCTATGTGCTCAACGGCGCGACGGTCGGCGGGGGCACGGTCGGGGGCAATGCCGTCGTCCTTCCGCCTCTCACCGTTTCCGGCATCACGACCGTTACCTTCTACGCGGTCGATATCGCCGGGAACATTGAGTCCTCGCACGGCATCGATATCAACATCGTCGTGGGAGAGGAGCCTTCTCCTGAGCCGGAACCTGGTCCCGAGCCGACGCCCGAGCCGGAGCCTGGCCCCGAGCCCACGCCGGAGCCTGGGCCCTGCGTGCAGCTCGATCTGAATGACTACAACGTCTTCCTGCTCGGCAACTACACCGGTGGCACCGACGTGCGCGGCAAGGTGGCGGCCGGCGGCAACATCGACATGCAGTACTTCTCCGTTGGGGCGGGCCTGGAGGCCAGCGACATCCACAACGTGCTGGTGGCGGGCGGCAACCTGAGCCTCCGTTCTGGTGGCATCTTCGGCAACACGTCTCACGGGGGCACCGTCTCCGCGGACGGCACGGTGACGATCTACCGAGGCGCGCTGTCGCAGGGCACGCCCATCAACTTCTCCGCCGAGGGCACCGCGCTGACGCAGCTGTCCGCCACCCTCAACGCGCAGGCGGCCAACGGGACGGTGCGGCTCGAGACCTGGGGCGGCCTCTTCCTGGAGGGCACGAACCCGGTGCTCAACGTCTTCAGCGTGAACGCCAGCGCCTTCGCCACGACGAAGTACCTGTCCATCAGCGCTCCCGCGTCGTCCCTGGTGGTGGTGAACGTGGTGGGCGCGTCGGCGACGTTCTCCGGGTTCAGCACGAACTTCGGTGGTGGCATCGACCAGACGGGCGTCCTCTTCAACTTCGTGAACGCCACGAGCATCACCCTCGCCAACCACGGCTTCTTCGGGACGATCCTGGCTCCGTCGGCGCACATCCACTTCAGCAACGGCAGCTTCGATGGCGGCATCTACGCAGGCTCGATGTCGGGCAACGCCGAGGGGCACATCAACCCGCTGAGGGAGATCGACCTCTGCTCGAGCGAGCCGGAGCCGGAGCCGGGGCCGAACTGAGCTTCAGGGATGAGGGATGAACGAGCGGCGGAGGCCCAGGAAGTCAGGGGCTTCCGCCGCTTTCATTCCTGAAAAACAGGTAAAAACGACCTATCGTTTAATTTCTTGTTTCTAAGAAACTAATAAAAGCCCAGCGCGAGAATGGGAGCCGTAGTGCTTCCTCTTTCCCCTGGAGCGAGATGAGAAAGTCATTCCTGGCCGTCGCGACGTTGACGCTGGTTGCCACCAGCGCCACGGCGGCGGAGCGCATGCACCCCGCGGATCGGCGCCGTGTCGAGAAGGCGCGTGAGCGAATCGTGCCGGCTGTCGAGAAGGAGTTCGGGCCCAAGGCCCGGTTTGTCCACCTGTTTGGCCAGGGCCGCGGAATGCTGGCGGGGGTCGTCGCCGAGATTCCGGAGCAGCCGCTGGGAACGGACGAGCTGCCGCTGCTGGCCATCGTTCAGTACGACGAGACGACGGGCGCGGTGAGCGTGGTGGATCGCCAGTTCAAGTACCGCGAGGCCCGCTCGGTGGGCCCCCATGTGGCGCTGCTCGACGGGCAGGGAAACCTGTACCTGCGCGAGCCCGGTGGCCGCGAGCGGTTGTTGGCCCAGCGAGTGGGGGGCGACCTGTTCCCGGCAGCCAAGGGCGACGCCCTGGTGGCCACGCTGGAGAGCAGCGGCACCGAGGGCCACGAGACGTCCGTGGGCCTCATCGACATGAAGGGCCACGTGAAGGTGCTGGCGGATGGGCCCGGGGTGGATGCGGCGCCTGCCATCTCTCCAGATGGAAAGACGGTGGTCTTCGTGTCCGGCCGTACGAGCGTGGCCTCGTTCTACGTGACGACGGTGGACGGCGCGGCGCCGAAGCAGCTCACCAATATTGGCCTGGAGGGCTGGATGCTGTTCGAGGGCGTTCCGGCGAACTTCGTGCCTCCGCCCGTCTCCAGCCACCACATGGAGTGGCTGAACGCGGACGTGCTTCGCTACAACGCGGGCGGCGGCGAGTTCTGGACGATCAACGTGCGCACGGGCCAGGCGGCCCCGGATCTGGGAGGTGAGAAGTGAGCACCTCCCAGATGAAGAGGCTCTCTGCCCTGCTGGCGTTCGCGCTGCTGTCCTTGCCGGCGGTCTCCTCGGCGCAGACGTACTTCCGCTTCCCCGCCTCGCAGCTCGCTGATCAGTGCGGCAACGGGGGTTGCACGGTGAGCGCTTACAAGGACTACGGGGGCCGGGACTACGCCTGTGGCGGCGTGCGCTACGCCGGCCACACCGGGACGGACTACGCCCTGGTCGGTGGGTTCAGCAAGATGGACTACGGCGTCTGGGCCATGAACGCCGCCAGCGGCACCATCGAGTCCGCGGTGGATGGCTACTTCGATCGATGCACCTACTGGGATCAGTCCAACCCCTATAACGCCTGCGGCCTCTACACCGCCAACTACATCATCATGCGGCACGCGGACGGCACCAAGACGAAGTACTGGCACCTGAAGAAGTACACGCAGCAGTTCGCCGTGGGCACCTACCTGACCTGCGCCTATTGGATCGCACTCGTGGGCTCGTCAGGCGCCTCTACGGGGCCGCACCTGCACTTCGAGTACTGGGTGCCGGGCTATGGCACGGACGATCCCTACGGCGGCTCCTGCGGGACTCCCTACACGCGGTGGACTTCGCAGGGCGCGTACCGCGGCCTGCCAGGCATCGCCTGCCAGTAGCCTGCTTGCTGGGATAGGTATGAGGGGGAGCCCCGGTCCCAAAACCTGGGGCTCCTCTAGAGCGCCGAGACGCAGCCCGTGGTGCGCAAGCCGAAGCGCGAGCCTACGGTGGGAAGCCTCTTCGTGCTGCCCGCCGCGCCCGAGGCGAAGCCGCTCAGTCCGAAGGCGAAGCCCCAGAAGCCGCGATAGCTGGTCTTTGGAGAAGGCCTGGCGCATCCTGGACCCATGAAGGCCTCCTTCCTGTCGCTGTTCGCTGCGTTCGCTCTCCTGGTGGGGACTGCTCCTCGCGCCGAGACGCCTCCGGCGCCGGTGGCTCCGGCTCC is from Hyalangium minutum and encodes:
- a CDS encoding choice-of-anchor A family protein; this encodes MKSLFKGGWVAAALVASACGAPETAGSGASKGQPESQRLAYYDELDLTPPVTVADVSPAPDASGEYHGQVTITLRATDEFSGVASITYVLNGATVGGGTVGGNAVVLPPLTVSGITTVTFYAVDIAGNIESSHGIDINIVVGEEPSPEPEPGPEPTPEPEPGPEPTPEPGPCVQLDLNDYNVFLLGNYTGGTDVRGKVAAGGNIDMQYFSVGAGLEASDIHNVLVAGGNLSLRSGGIFGNTSHGGTVSADGTVTIYRGALSQGTPINFSAEGTALTQLSATLNAQAANGTVRLETWGGLFLEGTNPVLNVFSVNASAFATTKYLSISAPASSLVVVNVVGASATFSGFSTNFGGGIDQTGVLFNFVNATSITLANHGFFGTILAPSAHIHFSNGSFDGGIYAGSMSGNAEGHINPLREIDLCSSEPEPEPGPN
- a CDS encoding TolB family protein, with amino-acid sequence MRKSFLAVATLTLVATSATAAERMHPADRRRVEKARERIVPAVEKEFGPKARFVHLFGQGRGMLAGVVAEIPEQPLGTDELPLLAIVQYDETTGAVSVVDRQFKYREARSVGPHVALLDGQGNLYLREPGGRERLLAQRVGGDLFPAAKGDALVATLESSGTEGHETSVGLIDMKGHVKVLADGPGVDAAPAISPDGKTVVFVSGRTSVASFYVTTVDGAAPKQLTNIGLEGWMLFEGVPANFVPPPVSSHHMEWLNADVLRYNAGGGEFWTINVRTGQAAPDLGGEK
- a CDS encoding M23 family metallopeptidase; the encoded protein is MKRLSALLAFALLSLPAVSSAQTYFRFPASQLADQCGNGGCTVSAYKDYGGRDYACGGVRYAGHTGTDYALVGGFSKMDYGVWAMNAASGTIESAVDGYFDRCTYWDQSNPYNACGLYTANYIIMRHADGTKTKYWHLKKYTQQFAVGTYLTCAYWIALVGSSGASTGPHLHFEYWVPGYGTDDPYGGSCGTPYTRWTSQGAYRGLPGIACQ